The sequence below is a genomic window from Sphingobacterium sp. ML3W.
ATAAATTAATGGAACTAGGTTCGGCCATTCAAGATATTGCCCATGTATATTATCAACCTGGTGCCCCTGTTGTCATTCCAAAGTACGAAGACCAACAATTTGAATTTTCTGCGCAGTTGACAAGAACCAAATTTATAAAAGAGTTTCTACCTGATCTTACCGAGATGAAAGATATCACGCTAGATGGTATGTTTAACAGTAAAGATAAATTGATTCAGGCTAAATTAGAAGCTCCAAAAATTGTCTATGCGGGTACAGATATTAATAGTGTTTCTTTCGATCTTACGACCGTCGATAGCACCATGTACTATTCAGCTCTTATCAATAAGATCAAAGTGAGTAACATCGAATTGATTAACACTGTATTCAGTGGTAAAGTCATCAAAAACAACTTAGACTTCGGTCTCTGGATTAAAGATAATAAAGACAAAGAACAATATCATTTAGGTGCCAATATGAAGGTTCACCATGGAGATTTCTTATTTAGCCTTCTTGAGGACGGTTTGATGTTAAACTATGAAAAATGGAAAGTAGACAGCACAAACGTGTTATCATTTGGTAAATCGGGACTTCAAGCGCATAATTTCACTTTGGAAAACAACGGACAGTTATTAGAAATTAAATCGCAGGACACTGTTCTTAACTCTCCTATTGACTTGCTTTTCAAAAACTTTAGAATTGAAACGTTAAGTAAAATGATTGCTGCAGAAGATATGAACCTCGGAGGTGGTATTAATGGTCAGGCTACTATCTCTCGTTTGGAAAGTAATCCTGTATTCGTTTCAGATATTGGAATTGACAAATTTTATCTTGGGACGGATACAATTGGTAATGTAAACATTAAGGTCAATAACGAAAAGGAAAATACCTATGCGGCAAATGTCAGTATTACAGAAAATGGCAATAATGTGAGTTTAATTGGCGAGTTTATAAGTCCACCTAAGGGAGATGCTACTTTTAATGCTGTGTTGAATATCGCTCCTTTAAAAATGCGTACCATACAAGCTTTTAGTTTCGGTTATTTAAAAGAATCTAAGGGCGACCTACAAGGAGAACTTAAAATATCCGGGACAACTAACCGGCCAGTAATTGACGGAGACTTGAATTTCAACTCCGCAGAGTTTAACGTTGCCATGCTAAATGCATCATTCTTTATTGACAATGAGAAAATCAGATTTAACAATAAAGGTATACTATTCTCAGATTTCAATGTTAAAGATAAAAAGGGAAATGTTGGTGCATTAAATGGAACTATACTAACCAGTAACTACTTGGATTATGATTTCAATCTGAATCTTAAAACTGATAATTTTGAGGTTGTTAATTCAACCCGTCAGGACAATGACTTATTCTTTGGTAAAATGTATGTTTCATCGGATTTACGGATTCGTGGTACCTTAGATAAGCCTGTTGTCGATGGAAATATCAAAGTACAGGATAAAACTGATTTTGTTTTCATCATGCCTAATGACGACCCAGGCATGGTTGAACGAAAAGGTGTTGTGGAGTTTGTAGATAAAAGTGATACCACAGCAACAAATGTCTTTGCACGGTTGGACTCTCTAACAACAACGAAATTAACGGGAATAGATGTTACTTTAAATTTACAAACTGACAAAAATGCAAAATTCAAAGTTATCATAGATGAAGGTTCGCAAGATGCTTTAAACATTCAAGGTGAAGCAGAGCTGAATGCAGGAATTGATGCCAGTAATAAAATAACAATGTCAGGGACATATACCGTAGATAAAGGAAGTTACTCCTTTTCATTCGGTCCCGTAAAACGTGAATTCTTATTCAAAGAAGGTAGTACCATTACTTGGGCAGGGGATCCACTGGATGCTCGAATGGATATTACCGCCGTATATAAAGTTAAAGCTCCTACTCTAGAATTGGTACAAACACAATTGGGCGCAGATAATTCAAACTTATATAAACAGCGTGTTCCATTTAACGTTAACTTATTGATTACAGAGCAGCTATTTGCTCCCAAATTAGGATTTGACATTGATTTGGATGAAAATAATGCTATTGTCTCACAAGATGTCGTGAGTAAGGTAAACAATGCACTTTCACAACTTCGATCAGACCCCTCTGAGATGAATAAGCAGGTGTTCTCGCTAATTGTATTAGGGCGCTTCTTAGCTTCCAATCCATTTGAGAGCTTATCTGGTGGCGGTGGAGTCGAATCCATGGCTCGTAATAGCGTGAGTTCGTTGTTATCATCACAGTTAAATCGTCTAGCATCCGATTTAATTACAGGCGTTGAGTTAGATTTCAACCTACAATCTGAAGAAGACTTTACCACTGGAGTTGGCGAGACGAGAACGGATTTAAATATTGGGGTTTCCAAAATGTTGTTTAACGATCGCCTAAAAATCACCATTGGATCCAATTTTGAGGTGGAGGGTAATTCGAGACCTGGAGAACAGGCGGCTAATATCGCTGGTGATATTAGTTTAGATTACCAATTATCTCCTGATGGTCGATATTTTGCACGTGTGTATCGTAAAAATCAATACCAAGTGACATTACAAGGACAATATGTGGAGACAGGTATCGGTTTTATCATCAATATGAGTTATAATAAATTCAAAGAAATTTGGATGAATTCAAAAAAACTGAATGAATATAATACCCGAAGCAAAAGTTTCAGAAAACGCTTTGATGTTGAACGTATGGAAACCGACTCCGTTTATCGGGACAGTGTACGCTACGCAATCCGAGATAGTATGATGCGTGTTGATCCTGATAAATACAAGAAACGTATGTTAGATCGGGAACAAAAGCGCACAATTAAGAAAACAAGTACAGACAATAAAACAGATTCTACTGATCAAAAAGTAGATACCATAGAAGAAAAAGTGATTAGAAATGAAGAAAGGGAGAACAATGAAAAATAACAATCAATTTATAGCACTAACCATTATGCTAGGGCTTTTCATTGCCTCTTGTTCGACCACCAAAAACCTAAAAGAAGGTCAGTCTCTTTATGTCGATGGTCACGTTGACATTGAGTCGGATACGATACCTAAAGCACAGAAAGAAGCATTAGCAACCCATCTAGAAGCAGTGCTTACACCACAACCAAATAAATCATTATTTGGTTGGCGTTATAAACTGGCTTTTAATAATATGGCCGGTGACTCTGTGGGGAAAAATTTCATACGTCGACAATTAAAAAAGATGGGTGAAGAACCTGTTCTACTGAGTGATGTCAATAGAGAATATAATGAAAATCTGCTCCGAAATAGACTTGAAAATATTGGTTTTTTCAATGCTGAGGTGAAATCAGATACAACGGTTAAGGATAAGGAAGCTACGATTCACTATATTGCTACCACCAATCTTATTTACCGCATCAAAAGCGTCACGTTTTCTGTAGACAGCACAAAACAACTCGGGAGGGATATTCTCCAATCACGAGATAAATCCCTTTTAAAAGTGGGGAAACACTATAACTTGGATGATATTATGAACGAGCGTGATCGTATCGATAATGAACTCAAAAATATAGGATATTACTATTTTAGCCCTGATTACATTTTAGTAGAAGTGGATAGTACCATTGGTGACCATAAAGTTGATTTATTTGTAACGATTAAGCCCGAAACACCTGCGATTGCGAAAGCTCCGTCGCAAATTAATAATATTTACATCTATCCAAACTATACAGATGAAGGTACAGGTTACCAACGTGCACCACGTAATCCCCAATTATTTGACAGTTCTCTCTATTTTATTGACCCAAAAAACACCTTTAGAAAACCGGTTATAGCCAATCATATTTTCTTTAGAAAAGGGGATCGCTATAATCGAGGAGCGCATAACAAAACCATTAGCCATTTGGTTAATCTCAACAGTTTTAAATTTGTAAAGAACAATTTTGTCGATAGCAAGGAGGTCAAAAATGGTCTAGATGTGTATTACTACCTGACACCTCTTCCGAAGAAATCAATCCGTGTTGAATTATTGGGTAAAATGGCTTCTGTCTACAATGGTTCAGAGCTGAATGTTAACTGGCAACTTCGTAATGCCTTTAAAGGAGCCGAATTACTAAGTCTCAATGTCTTCGGAGGATATGAGACCCAAACAGGTGGAAGTGTCAGCCTTAATTCAAGCTACTACCGCTATGGTGCCGATCTTACATTGACTTTCCCTCGCATTTTGTCGCCCTTTAAGATTGACCCGAGCCGTAGATTTATTCCGAAAACTTATATCAAGACAGGTTTTGAATTTCTAAATAGAACAAAGGCTTATACCCTACGTTCACTTACATTGGACTACGGTTATATTTGGCAAGAGTCAGAAGAAAAACAACATGATTTGGGTTTAATCGAGATCACTTATGTTCAACCGAGCCGTATCTCGGACGAATATAAAGCTCAAATGGATACTGTACCAACGCTGAAACACGCGATTGAACCACAATTTACGATTGGACCCAATTACAATTTCACATTATCCAACACGATGAACAAAAATCTAAAGAACACCTTTTATTTTAAAGGTAATCTAGATTTATCAGGTAATGTAATCGGTTTAATTAAAGGTGCTAATTATAAAGAGGGAAAAACATTTAAACTTTTTGACGCCTATTTCTCGCAATATATTAAGATAAGTGGAGACGGTAGGCACTACCTGAAACTGAGTGAAAATTCGCAACTTGCCTCCCGTGTTAGTTTGGGTCTCAGTTACTCGTATGGTAACTCTCGTGCCCTTCCCTACTTAAAACAATATTATGTAGGGGGACCAAATAGTATTCGAGCCTTTGCAGCTCGAGCCATTGGACCTGGAACATTAAAGCCACAGAATATAGGAACTGATAAATTCTATGCAGACCAAACCGGAGATATCAAATTGGAACTAAATACAGAATACCGTGCTAAATTAGCAGGATTTGTACATTGGGCTGCATTCATTGATGCGGGTAACGTATGGCTTCAAAATACAGATGAAGAAAAGCCCGGTGCAAAATTCAGTAAAGACTTCTTAACAGAATTAGCTGTTGGAGGAGGTTTGGGACTAAGGTTTGACTTCACTTTCCTGATTCTTAGAACAGATTTTGCAATACCTCTACGTGTGCCTTATTTAGAAAAAGGTGATCGATGGGTGATAAAAGATATCGATTTGGGAAGTAGAGCTTGGCGAAAAAACAACCTGATGTTCAATTTAGCTATCGGCTATCCATTCTAATAAAAAGGGAGAAA
It includes:
- a CDS encoding BamA/TamA family outer membrane protein, producing MKNNNQFIALTIMLGLFIASCSTTKNLKEGQSLYVDGHVDIESDTIPKAQKEALATHLEAVLTPQPNKSLFGWRYKLAFNNMAGDSVGKNFIRRQLKKMGEEPVLLSDVNREYNENLLRNRLENIGFFNAEVKSDTTVKDKEATIHYIATTNLIYRIKSVTFSVDSTKQLGRDILQSRDKSLLKVGKHYNLDDIMNERDRIDNELKNIGYYYFSPDYILVEVDSTIGDHKVDLFVTIKPETPAIAKAPSQINNIYIYPNYTDEGTGYQRAPRNPQLFDSSLYFIDPKNTFRKPVIANHIFFRKGDRYNRGAHNKTISHLVNLNSFKFVKNNFVDSKEVKNGLDVYYYLTPLPKKSIRVELLGKMASVYNGSELNVNWQLRNAFKGAELLSLNVFGGYETQTGGSVSLNSSYYRYGADLTLTFPRILSPFKIDPSRRFIPKTYIKTGFEFLNRTKAYTLRSLTLDYGYIWQESEEKQHDLGLIEITYVQPSRISDEYKAQMDTVPTLKHAIEPQFTIGPNYNFTLSNTMNKNLKNTFYFKGNLDLSGNVIGLIKGANYKEGKTFKLFDAYFSQYIKISGDGRHYLKLSENSQLASRVSLGLSYSYGNSRALPYLKQYYVGGPNSIRAFAARAIGPGTLKPQNIGTDKFYADQTGDIKLELNTEYRAKLAGFVHWAAFIDAGNVWLQNTDEEKPGAKFSKDFLTELAVGGGLGLRFDFTFLILRTDFAIPLRVPYLEKGDRWVIKDIDLGSRAWRKNNLMFNLAIGYPF
- a CDS encoding translocation/assembly module TamB; protein product: MNKFSRIALKTLLWIVGSVIGLLLLIIFLIRLPSVQNYIAGKVTSYVEGKIGTPFHIGSINIEFPKKLVLENIYLEDQSRDTLVAGEAIKVDINMMKLLNNTVEIQQLEATGITAKIRRSLPDSSFNFDYIIKAFAGPENKDTKTDTSSAMVFNMDKVLFERFHIVYADDVIGTSADVYLKHFNTRIKKFDLTKNMAFDLPKINIDGLNAVVTQWNPVQEGTAPSVEDFGITDSTAIVTSLLPDIGINTADLKNINVRYEDKSSKLKTKFAIQKLYAEINSIDLNKEHVAIEKINLDGSDAEVLFDKIAQVTKPVTEKNTVSTPSKINWVVSVKDININDTHVWYKDDNQARMKGFDYFNIKIPAINTSMNDLYYSADSISGSLKSLTAKDHSGFEIKGLKADFIYTNTGAEIKNLYAATQNTLLQDYIKITYPSLEAISENPALLAVNANIKKSHIDMRDIYYFAPFLDTMEVMQPLMNKKFNIDGKIIGKLNDLNIPNLDFSTLSNTKILASARIKGLPDVDKMTIDLQLKKFTTGRSDIEQLVAKSMFPKDLELPNAIGLTGTFKGGMQAFNTNLALVTEKGTAKVNGNFDMSTRDTTYDAFVSISDFDIGKILKQDSVLGILSFEANLKGHGLDLKKAMANVDGKLIQLDALGYRYQNIDMNVEADAGDIHAKINSIDPNIKFDLNATADMRDRYPKINFELMVDSINLKNLHLMDDDFRYHGKIVGNFETADLNYLNGKAHIINSSIAYNNERYVLDSISLIARSDSSRNLLMLQSAFLNAHLVGKYKLMELGSAIQDIAHVYYQPGAPVVIPKYEDQQFEFSAQLTRTKFIKEFLPDLTEMKDITLDGMFNSKDKLIQAKLEAPKIVYAGTDINSVSFDLTTVDSTMYYSALINKIKVSNIELINTVFSGKVIKNNLDFGLWIKDNKDKEQYHLGANMKVHHGDFLFSLLEDGLMLNYEKWKVDSTNVLSFGKSGLQAHNFTLENNGQLLEIKSQDTVLNSPIDLLFKNFRIETLSKMIAAEDMNLGGGINGQATISRLESNPVFVSDIGIDKFYLGTDTIGNVNIKVNNEKENTYAANVSITENGNNVSLIGEFISPPKGDATFNAVLNIAPLKMRTIQAFSFGYLKESKGDLQGELKISGTTNRPVIDGDLNFNSAEFNVAMLNASFFIDNEKIRFNNKGILFSDFNVKDKKGNVGALNGTILTSNYLDYDFNLNLKTDNFEVVNSTRQDNDLFFGKMYVSSDLRIRGTLDKPVVDGNIKVQDKTDFVFIMPNDDPGMVERKGVVEFVDKSDTTATNVFARLDSLTTTKLTGIDVTLNLQTDKNAKFKVIIDEGSQDALNIQGEAELNAGIDASNKITMSGTYTVDKGSYSFSFGPVKREFLFKEGSTITWAGDPLDARMDITAVYKVKAPTLELVQTQLGADNSNLYKQRVPFNVNLLITEQLFAPKLGFDIDLDENNAIVSQDVVSKVNNALSQLRSDPSEMNKQVFSLIVLGRFLASNPFESLSGGGGVESMARNSVSSLLSSQLNRLASDLITGVELDFNLQSEEDFTTGVGETRTDLNIGVSKMLFNDRLKITIGSNFEVEGNSRPGEQAANIAGDISLDYQLSPDGRYFARVYRKNQYQVTLQGQYVETGIGFIINMSYNKFKEIWMNSKKLNEYNTRSKSFRKRFDVERMETDSVYRDSVRYAIRDSMMRVDPDKYKKRMLDREQKRTIKKTSTDNKTDSTDQKVDTIEEKVIRNEERENNEK